In the genome of Saprospira sp. CCB-QB6, one region contains:
- a CDS encoding tetratricopeptide repeat protein, with protein sequence MLSSLSPYGLFLGLFLASFASLWGQKSFPTLNELELQPKAEAFLKTAIAQFDGQRYRQAVLALDQAMQANEEGQLSDILFYYKALCYLELEEYGAAKNQLDTAISFVDNKAHYYYYRASALLQLGQNQAAYSDLDQSLRLQTDNPKAWLKKGLLLQQQQAYRQALMAYEQALSYQPNWTEALYYKGVLLLQLGLAEKGCQCLEEAKNLGLDKAARAQAQYCNIKSK encoded by the coding sequence ATGTTATCTTCTCTTTCTCCTTATGGCCTTTTCTTGGGCCTTTTTTTAGCTAGTTTTGCTTCACTTTGGGGCCAAAAAAGCTTTCCAACCCTCAATGAGCTAGAATTGCAACCCAAAGCCGAAGCATTCTTGAAAACAGCCATTGCACAATTTGATGGGCAACGGTATCGACAGGCTGTTTTGGCCTTGGACCAAGCCATGCAAGCCAATGAAGAAGGACAATTGAGCGATATTTTGTTTTACTACAAGGCCCTTTGTTATTTGGAACTTGAGGAATATGGCGCTGCCAAAAATCAGCTAGATACCGCCATTAGCTTTGTTGATAATAAGGCGCATTATTACTATTATAGAGCTTCTGCCCTCTTGCAGTTGGGGCAAAACCAGGCTGCTTATTCAGACCTAGATCAAAGCTTGCGTTTGCAAACTGATAACCCCAAAGCTTGGCTAAAAAAAGGCCTCTTATTGCAACAACAACAGGCTTATCGCCAAGCACTAATGGCCTATGAACAAGCTTTGAGTTATCAGCCCAACTGGACCGAAGCCCTTTATTATAAAGGCGTATTGCTCTTGCAATTGGGGCTAGCCGAAAAAGGTTGTCAATGCTTAGAAGAGGCCAAAAATTTGGGCCTAGACAAAGCTGCCCGCGCCCAAGCTCAGTATTGTAATATCAAATCCAAGTAA
- a CDS encoding peroxiredoxin family protein, with protein MRLLIFSLLLLGLACGTKKPLAESNPEQGEVDYLQYLENQKKAILGQKAPNFQLKDLDGKSVQLSDYAGQVVLVNFFFKNCKPCQVEVPSLNQLQEDFGPEGLVVLGLSRDDLTTTQAFAQEFKSKSPLLYNAQEVAKTYKVVAYPSNILIDKNGKIIEYFTGSSSFDATYTYRELKPAIRKALKQ; from the coding sequence ATGCGTCTACTCATTTTTAGTTTGCTCTTATTGGGCCTTGCTTGTGGCACAAAAAAGCCCCTTGCCGAAAGTAATCCGGAACAAGGGGAAGTAGACTATCTTCAGTATTTGGAGAATCAAAAAAAGGCCATTTTAGGCCAAAAAGCGCCCAACTTTCAGCTTAAAGATTTGGATGGAAAAAGCGTCCAATTAAGCGATTATGCAGGCCAGGTTGTTTTAGTTAACTTCTTTTTCAAGAATTGCAAACCCTGTCAGGTAGAAGTGCCTAGTTTGAACCAGCTTCAAGAAGATTTTGGGCCAGAAGGGCTAGTTGTTTTAGGCCTATCTAGAGATGATCTGACCACAACGCAAGCCTTTGCCCAAGAGTTTAAGAGCAAATCCCCCCTACTTTATAACGCCCAAGAAGTAGCAAAAACCTATAAGGTTGTCGCCTATCCCTCTAATATTTTGATTGATAAAAACGGAAAAATTATCGAATATTTTACGGGCAGCAGCAGTTTTGACGCAACCTATACGTATAGAGAACTCAAGCCCGCTATTCGCAAAGCCCTAAAACAGTAA
- a CDS encoding DUF7793 family protein — translation MEKKIDSFGQIDYWLLENGILEFRLAEGLSKAQMLSLDEVLFTQQLQQRLYQERKEKLRVLARLDSISSMSKEAKNFARTDEGLSLNKITMAYALLAPNLITRMLGSVLVRIYGQDYPIKLFTNREQAIEWLLSLSED, via the coding sequence ATGGAAAAGAAAATAGATAGTTTTGGCCAAATAGATTACTGGCTACTAGAGAATGGAATCTTAGAGTTCCGATTGGCAGAAGGGCTAAGTAAAGCCCAGATGTTAAGCTTGGATGAGGTGTTGTTTACACAGCAGCTACAGCAGCGGCTTTATCAAGAGCGCAAAGAGAAACTCAGAGTTCTGGCGCGCTTAGACAGCATCTCTAGTATGTCTAAGGAGGCTAAAAATTTTGCAAGAACAGATGAAGGGCTAAGTTTAAATAAAATTACGATGGCTTATGCCTTACTTGCCCCCAATCTAATTACGAGGATGCTAGGGAGTGTGCTGGTTCGTATTTATGGCCAAGATTACCCTATTAAGTTATTCACAAACCGAGAGCAGGCCATTGAATGGCTCCTATCTTTATCCGAAGACTAA
- a CDS encoding DUF7793 family protein — protein MAKRIDAFGQLEYWLLDNSILEIRTIGDKNKSKEVSLEEIVYGIEVQQRLAEEEQQKIILLAEMSSMSNLSKSAKAFLKSGEGRELNDITLANALLVTNAFSRMLGNMLVGIVKSDYPVRIFSNKSEAIKWLLAFRKK, from the coding sequence ATGGCAAAGAGGATAGATGCTTTTGGTCAATTAGAGTATTGGTTATTAGATAATAGTATTTTAGAAATACGCACAATTGGAGATAAGAACAAGAGCAAAGAAGTTTCTTTGGAAGAAATTGTGTATGGGATAGAGGTTCAGCAACGTTTGGCCGAAGAAGAGCAGCAAAAAATTATTTTGCTTGCGGAAATGTCTAGTATGTCGAATTTAAGTAAGTCTGCCAAGGCTTTTTTAAAGTCAGGAGAGGGGCGTGAATTAAATGATATCACATTAGCAAATGCCTTATTAGTGACTAATGCCTTTAGCCGAATGTTGGGAAATATGCTTGTAGGGATTGTAAAGAGTGATTACCCTGTAAGGATATTTAGTAATAAGAGCGAAGCAATAAAGTGGTTGCTGGCTTTTAGAAAAAAGTAG
- a CDS encoding DUF7793 family protein, with amino-acid sequence MAKKLGAFGQLEYWLLDNGILSIQAQGEKTEELTLAEVEYAIQTQAELFEQNSNQKILILANLGTMSKLSAEARTFLKSDQGKQVNHSIKGNALVAPNLLGRMMGNMLMGIFKQEYPIKLFKDEKQAIAWLLSL; translated from the coding sequence ATGGCAAAAAAATTAGGAGCATTTGGCCAGTTAGAGTATTGGTTATTAGATAATGGCATTCTTTCTATACAAGCTCAGGGAGAAAAAACGGAAGAATTAACCTTGGCAGAGGTAGAGTATGCAATACAGACACAAGCAGAGTTGTTTGAGCAGAATTCGAATCAAAAAATCTTGATTCTGGCTAATTTGGGGACAATGTCGAAGCTGAGCGCAGAAGCAAGAACTTTTTTAAAGTCAGACCAAGGAAAACAGGTTAATCATTCTATAAAGGGCAATGCTTTGGTTGCGCCTAATTTGCTAGGGCGAATGATGGGCAATATGTTAATGGGAATTTTTAAGCAAGAGTATCCTATTAAGCTGTTTAAAGATGAGAAACAGGCTATAGCTTGGCTACTTAGCTTATAA
- a CDS encoding DUF7793 family protein codes for MQIDPKQETIDLVGGVVHYISDRRLFSLTIKPTKISAVEAAEFKMTIRAMAAAQGQPIYALFDIRKIKGFTKDGRDYFAHDPNPMGRSAAILVGFGISRIVANFMLGLNKPPYPIKAFSNREKALDWLEAQREKLDSDFS; via the coding sequence ATGCAAATAGACCCAAAACAAGAGACTATCGATTTAGTTGGAGGAGTTGTTCACTATATAAGTGATCGGCGGTTATTTAGTTTGACGATTAAGCCGACTAAAATATCGGCTGTAGAAGCGGCTGAGTTCAAGATGACAATTCGAGCTATGGCTGCGGCCCAAGGGCAGCCAATCTACGCCCTTTTTGATATTCGGAAGATCAAGGGCTTTACCAAAGATGGTCGAGATTATTTTGCGCATGATCCTAATCCTATGGGGCGTTCGGCAGCTATCTTGGTTGGCTTTGGAATTTCTAGAATTGTCGCTAACTTTATGCTTGGTTTAAATAAGCCGCCTTATCCGATTAAAGCTTTTTCTAATAGAGAAAAAGCCTTAGATTGGTTAGAAGCGCAGCGGGAAAAACTTGATTCAGACTTTAGTTAG
- a CDS encoding DUF7793 family protein, whose amino-acid sequence MNIDANNTQIDLAPGLIEFLPERRLVVITIKPVKINAEDVELLKSTARKLINVHQQLMYILFDIRKIKGFTKDGRDAFSKDKTPMGRSAGILVGFGISRIVANFMLGLNKPPYPIRAFRIRKKLWIG is encoded by the coding sequence ATGAATATAGACGCCAATAACACCCAAATAGATTTGGCTCCAGGCCTTATTGAGTTTTTGCCAGAGCGCAGATTAGTTGTGATTACGATTAAGCCCGTAAAAATCAATGCAGAAGATGTTGAGTTATTAAAATCTACGGCCCGGAAGTTAATAAATGTTCATCAACAGCTAATGTATATCCTTTTTGATATTCGGAAAATCAAGGGCTTTACTAAAGATGGTCGAGATGCTTTTTCTAAGGATAAAACGCCTATGGGGCGATCGGCGGGAATATTGGTTGGCTTTGGAATTTCTAGGATTGTCGCTAATTTTATGTTAGGTTTAAATAAGCCGCCTTATCCGATTAGGGCTTTTCGAATAAGGAAAAAGCTTTGGATTGGTTAG
- a CDS encoding lysophospholipid acyltransferase family protein, with protein MNYDLPPPNEAQIRWIERLLQPWNWLTEPVYLSDYNIPDKGPVLFVGNHSLMGGLDVPLLALHLYQEHDIFLRILVDHAHFKLPLVKDFLARLGEVEGSRENALALMRQNQYLLVYPGGAREAFKQKGEAYQLLWRDHLGFARLAIAAACPIVPLAAVGPEECYDIVLDREELLQTPLGQIMERFRLRKDLLPPLVRGLGPSFLPKPQRFYFKFGRPIDSRPFAALGEEAGPQALRDQVKMALEKEIADLQEYRKIDPKKEFWRRILPF; from the coding sequence ATGAATTACGATTTACCCCCACCCAATGAGGCCCAAATCCGATGGATTGAGCGTTTGTTACAGCCTTGGAACTGGCTCACAGAGCCGGTATATTTATCAGATTATAATATTCCTGATAAAGGGCCTGTATTATTTGTGGGCAACCATAGTTTGATGGGGGGCTTGGATGTGCCTTTGTTAGCCTTACATCTTTATCAGGAACATGATATTTTTCTGCGCATTTTGGTTGATCATGCTCATTTTAAGTTGCCTTTGGTCAAAGATTTTTTGGCTCGCTTGGGCGAGGTAGAAGGTAGTCGAGAGAATGCCTTGGCCTTAATGCGGCAAAATCAATATTTATTGGTTTATCCGGGAGGGGCTAGAGAGGCCTTCAAGCAAAAGGGAGAGGCTTATCAGCTATTGTGGCGGGACCATTTGGGGTTTGCGCGTTTGGCCATAGCGGCGGCTTGTCCCATTGTGCCCTTGGCAGCGGTGGGGCCAGAAGAATGCTATGATATTGTATTGGACCGAGAAGAATTATTGCAAACGCCTTTGGGCCAAATTATGGAGCGTTTTCGGCTGCGCAAAGATTTGTTGCCGCCTTTGGTCAGGGGCTTAGGGCCGAGTTTTTTGCCCAAACCCCAGCGTTTTTATTTCAAGTTTGGCCGCCCCATAGATAGTCGCCCTTTTGCGGCTTTGGGTGAAGAGGCAGGGCCACAGGCCCTGCGGGATCAAGTAAAAATGGCTCTAGAAAAAGAAATAGCCGATTTGCAAGAGTATCGGAAAATAGATCCCAAAAAAGAATTTTGGCGAAGAATATTGCCCTTTTGA
- a CDS encoding alpha/beta fold hydrolase yields the protein MKVYCVPGLANDYRMFENLAPKLLSQNIEYLEHLPPQHLKESIEEYAQRLYKTIEAQKEEEAVIIGMSLGGMISVELAKLRPFSKVFLISTVKHPAEMPWQIKLARRLPLEKVRIPAWLLRSTVKPVTWMMGVTNSIGREHIKAMIDSADPQHIAWAQYAAANWQNDLIPDNYVHIHGSRDEIFPAYMVKASHFIKGGNHYMIMDRSDELAHIINQELAILMGQKALPFSMMK from the coding sequence ATGAAAGTATATTGTGTTCCTGGCCTAGCCAATGACTATCGAATGTTTGAGAACTTGGCTCCTAAATTATTGAGTCAAAATATTGAGTATTTAGAACATCTACCTCCTCAACACCTCAAAGAATCGATAGAAGAATACGCCCAGCGTTTATATAAAACGATCGAGGCACAAAAAGAAGAGGAGGCCGTTATTATTGGGATGTCATTAGGAGGGATGATCTCTGTTGAACTCGCCAAATTGCGCCCTTTTAGTAAGGTTTTTCTCATTTCTACCGTAAAGCATCCAGCCGAAATGCCCTGGCAAATCAAGCTAGCGCGCCGCCTTCCATTGGAGAAGGTTCGGATTCCAGCCTGGCTGCTTCGTTCTACCGTAAAGCCCGTTACTTGGATGATGGGCGTGACCAACTCCATTGGTCGAGAGCATATTAAAGCCATGATTGATTCGGCAGATCCTCAGCATATTGCTTGGGCGCAGTATGCGGCGGCCAACTGGCAAAATGATCTGATTCCAGACAATTATGTGCATATTCACGGCAGTCGCGACGAGATTTTTCCCGCCTATATGGTCAAGGCTAGCCATTTTATCAAGGGCGGCAACCATTATATGATTATGGACCGTTCTGATGAGTTGGCCCATATCATCAACCAAGAATTAGCGATCTTAATGGGGCAAAAAGCCTTGCCTTTTTCTATGATGAAGTAG
- a CDS encoding PHP domain-containing protein, whose translation MTNKAIADQFKLLGGLMELHQENPYKIKSYKTAYQNLRKVDGALAEMPKAELKKIRGIGDAIADKIIELQEKGELRLLQEYKAKTPKGIIALMNIKGLGTKKLLQLWQELEIESPGELLYACQENRLLSLKGFGEKSQQNMESQLQYYFRSLDQHRWAEVADEAEDLLLDLQEVFGTENVALTGPFRREMPVVEALDFLIADFDGDQLAAAQLFDDLGPVEPNLPSYWQAHSKDSNILLRFHPCAKDRFGLGLLQSTGGVDFFRTLTEQEDLEACVGLSETAIFEKLELPFIWPSQRDAPKIYWRAKAGKIPPAIEQKEIQGMLHLHSTYSDGANSLSEMAEHIRSLGYAYMGITDHSQSAFYANGLKPERVKAQWKEIDELNANFSDFHIYKGIESDIKYDGSLDYEAEVLAGFDFIIASVHSHLKMSKEKAMERLLKAIANPYTNMLGHPTGRLLLSRPGYPVDHALLIEACAKYNVAIEINANPLRLDLDHQWIPYALEKGVKLAINTDAHQLRGLDDIRYGLQMARKGLLPRSACINCFSDSEFAAWCKQKR comes from the coding sequence ATGACAAATAAAGCGATTGCCGACCAATTTAAATTGTTGGGGGGGCTGATGGAACTGCATCAGGAGAACCCCTATAAGATAAAGTCCTATAAAACGGCTTACCAAAACCTGAGAAAAGTGGATGGCGCCTTGGCCGAAATGCCCAAGGCGGAGCTGAAAAAAATTAGGGGAATTGGCGATGCAATTGCAGATAAAATTATAGAGTTGCAGGAAAAAGGCGAACTGCGTCTATTGCAAGAATATAAGGCCAAAACGCCCAAAGGTATTATTGCTTTGATGAATATTAAGGGCTTGGGGACCAAAAAGCTTTTGCAACTTTGGCAAGAATTAGAAATTGAAAGCCCAGGAGAGCTGCTATACGCCTGCCAAGAGAACCGCCTACTTAGCCTTAAGGGATTTGGAGAGAAATCGCAGCAAAATATGGAAAGCCAACTGCAGTATTATTTTCGCAGTTTGGACCAGCACCGCTGGGCCGAGGTGGCCGATGAAGCCGAAGATTTATTGTTAGATCTCCAAGAGGTTTTTGGGACCGAAAATGTAGCGCTTACAGGGCCTTTTCGCCGTGAAATGCCTGTTGTAGAGGCCCTAGATTTTCTCATTGCCGATTTTGATGGCGACCAGCTAGCGGCTGCCCAACTTTTTGATGATTTGGGCCCAGTAGAACCCAATTTGCCCTCTTATTGGCAGGCGCATTCTAAGGATTCTAATATTTTGCTGCGCTTTCATCCTTGTGCCAAAGATCGTTTTGGCTTGGGGCTTTTGCAATCTACGGGAGGCGTTGATTTTTTTAGAACCCTTACGGAGCAAGAGGATTTAGAGGCTTGTGTAGGTCTTTCTGAAACCGCCATTTTTGAGAAATTGGAACTGCCTTTTATCTGGCCCAGCCAAAGAGATGCGCCAAAAATCTATTGGCGAGCTAAGGCGGGGAAAATCCCGCCCGCTATTGAGCAAAAAGAGATACAAGGAATGCTGCATTTGCATTCAACCTATAGCGATGGGGCCAATAGTCTAAGCGAAATGGCCGAACATATTCGCAGCCTAGGCTATGCTTATATGGGGATCACGGACCACTCTCAATCTGCCTTTTATGCCAATGGCCTTAAACCCGAAAGAGTAAAGGCGCAATGGAAGGAAATCGATGAACTAAATGCAAACTTTTCGGATTTTCATATCTATAAGGGCATCGAGTCAGATATCAAATATGATGGGAGTCTAGATTATGAAGCAGAGGTATTGGCAGGCTTCGATTTTATCATCGCTTCTGTGCATAGCCATCTAAAAATGAGCAAAGAAAAGGCTATGGAGCGCTTGCTCAAAGCAATTGCCAATCCTTATACCAATATGTTGGGCCATCCTACAGGCCGCTTACTACTTTCTCGTCCTGGTTATCCCGTAGATCATGCTTTATTGATAGAAGCCTGTGCCAAATATAATGTGGCCATTGAAATTAACGCCAATCCTTTGCGTTTAGATTTGGACCACCAATGGATTCCCTACGCCTTAGAAAAAGGCGTGAAATTAGCCATCAATACAGATGCCCACCAACTCAGAGGCCTAGACGATATCCGTTATGGCTTGCAGATGGCACGCAAAGGCCTTTTACCCCGATCGGCCTGTATCAACTGCTTTAGTGACAGTGAATTTGCGGCTTGGTGTAAACAAAAGCGTTAA
- a CDS encoding DUF7793 family protein, whose amino-acid sequence MTAEKIDEFGQFEYWLEEHNILVIRLVDKTGKKEIDEEDARHSLRVQQRLFKDQGQKLLILADLGDLSKVNKAAREFAKSNEGQAINNYALAYALIAPNRLNRMMGNMFGRIFKRTYPIKMFSSEEKAIAWLLEQRTASTTQ is encoded by the coding sequence ATGACAGCAGAGAAGATAGATGAGTTTGGTCAATTTGAGTATTGGCTAGAAGAGCATAATATTTTAGTGATTCGCTTAGTAGATAAGACGGGGAAGAAAGAGATTGATGAAGAAGATGCTCGTCATTCCTTACGAGTACAGCAACGCTTATTTAAAGATCAGGGACAGAAATTATTGATTTTAGCAGACTTAGGCGATTTATCTAAAGTCAACAAAGCGGCTAGAGAATTTGCCAAGAGCAATGAGGGCCAAGCAATTAACAATTATGCCTTGGCTTATGCTTTAATTGCCCCCAACCGCTTGAATCGAATGATGGGAAATATGTTTGGCAGAATCTTCAAACGAACCTATCCTATTAAGATGTTCAGTTCTGAAGAGAAAGCTATTGCTTGGTTGTTAGAACAGCGAACAGCTTCAACAACTCAATAA
- a CDS encoding DUF7793 family protein: MSKKIDQSKQLEFWLDEHDILTIRVANENAKVIEVNMEEALYSLGVQKRISEEKGKKILVLSNLTSMTKISKEVRDFAKTPAGKEVDNYVLAYAFVASNLWSRMIGNMIMSLFKHGYPMKIFPTEEKAIEWLLTQKEG; encoded by the coding sequence ATGAGTAAAAAGATAGATCAATCCAAACAGCTAGAATTTTGGCTAGACGAACATGATATTTTAACAATTCGCGTAGCCAATGAAAATGCAAAAGTGATTGAAGTCAATATGGAAGAAGCACTTTATTCTTTAGGGGTACAGAAGCGTATTTCTGAAGAAAAGGGCAAAAAAATCCTTGTGCTTTCCAATTTGACGAGCATGACTAAAATCTCTAAGGAGGTTCGAGATTTTGCCAAAACGCCAGCAGGTAAAGAAGTGGATAATTATGTTCTAGCTTATGCTTTTGTAGCTAGCAATTTGTGGTCTCGCATGATTGGCAATATGATTATGTCTTTGTTTAAGCATGGCTATCCCATGAAGATTTTCCCTACAGAAGAAAAAGCCATAGAGTGGTTATTGACTCAGAAAGAAGGCTAA
- a CDS encoding TatD family hydrolase — protein MQNLGLIDTHAHLYSDKFEEDRSQMMQRAFDAGLSHIFLPNIDSSSIAPMLELEAAYPQQCFAMMGLHPCSVGGNMEEELALVKTWLERRPFVAVGEIGLDYYWSMEFVEQQKEAFRRQSRWAMQLDLPIVIHARDSIDDLISLVEELQKEGPLRGVFHCFTGTLEQAQKIIDLGFYLGFGGVLTFKKAALDQLIPHLPLSKLVLETDAPYLSPTPKRGKRNESAYLLYVAQKMAEIKGISLEELAQVLKANSLELFDLSVLEKRSSLSLD, from the coding sequence ATGCAAAATTTAGGGCTGATTGATACCCATGCACATTTATATTCGGATAAGTTTGAAGAGGACCGCAGCCAAATGATGCAGCGGGCCTTTGATGCAGGCTTAAGCCATATTTTTCTACCCAATATTGATAGTAGTTCTATTGCTCCTATGCTAGAGCTAGAAGCGGCCTATCCCCAACAATGTTTTGCCATGATGGGGTTACATCCTTGCTCTGTAGGGGGAAATATGGAAGAGGAATTGGCCTTAGTTAAAACTTGGCTAGAGCGTCGTCCCTTTGTTGCTGTAGGCGAAATAGGATTAGATTATTATTGGTCCATGGAGTTTGTAGAACAACAAAAAGAAGCCTTTCGCAGACAGTCTCGCTGGGCCATGCAACTCGATTTGCCTATCGTTATCCATGCTAGAGATTCAATTGACGACCTCATTAGCCTAGTAGAAGAATTACAAAAAGAAGGTCCCCTAAGAGGAGTGTTCCATTGTTTTACGGGAACCCTAGAACAGGCCCAAAAAATTATTGATTTAGGCTTTTATCTTGGTTTTGGTGGTGTGCTTACCTTTAAAAAAGCAGCTTTGGACCAACTTATTCCACATCTGCCACTTTCTAAACTCGTTTTAGAAACCGATGCGCCTTATCTCAGTCCCACACCTAAAAGAGGCAAACGCAACGAAAGTGCTTACCTTTTGTATGTGGCCCAAAAAATGGCAGAGATCAAAGGCATTTCTTTAGAAGAATTGGCCCAAGTTTTAAAAGCCAATAGCTTAGAATTATTTGATCTTTCGGTTTTGGAGAAAAGGAGTAGCTTGTCGCTAGATTAA
- a CDS encoding lysylphosphatidylglycerol synthase transmembrane domain-containing protein: MAETKKNSPLKTFIQFILFLAVGLSILYFVYSNQEAAYQAECAFKLDYDCEGKCEHDSLLNKLIVDFGSSSPFWLFLVCLAFMLSNVSRALRWKLLIGQLEDGRYNIKWYNAFWATMVGYLVNLALPRAGELAKPATLAQYEKLPLDKLLGTIVTDRIMDVVMLLLIIGLTFLLQFEQLYNFLMGKTKAELICAKELPIVEASDNSWLLWLLGGGVVAGLLALVLGLIFRKQLMQLSIAQKVWEMALNFWAGIKTVFSLRRQKLFWFMFHSVVIWLMYFLMTYLCFFAFGPTAHLGLMAGLLVFVFGAFGIVIPSPGGMGTYQIAVTAGLVIYGVGRADAFAFSNICFFTINLFCNIGFGLLGYMLLPLLNKNYQPSWTKENN, from the coding sequence ATGGCCGAAACAAAGAAGAATTCTCCCCTAAAAACATTTATCCAATTCATTCTATTTCTGGCCGTGGGCCTAAGTATTCTCTATTTTGTCTATAGCAATCAAGAAGCCGCCTATCAGGCAGAATGTGCTTTTAAGCTCGACTATGATTGTGAGGGCAAATGCGAGCATGATAGCTTACTCAACAAGCTGATTGTTGATTTTGGGAGTAGCTCTCCTTTTTGGTTGTTTCTGGTTTGCCTAGCTTTTATGCTTAGTAATGTCAGTAGAGCTTTGCGCTGGAAACTCCTAATTGGACAGCTAGAAGATGGTCGTTACAACATCAAATGGTACAATGCATTTTGGGCCACGATGGTCGGCTATTTGGTTAATTTGGCCCTGCCCCGAGCAGGAGAACTAGCCAAACCCGCCACCTTGGCCCAATATGAAAAGCTTCCCCTAGACAAACTCTTGGGAACAATCGTTACTGACCGCATTATGGATGTGGTTATGCTCTTGCTCATTATTGGCTTGACCTTTTTGCTGCAGTTTGAGCAACTCTACAATTTCCTAATGGGAAAAACCAAGGCCGAACTCATCTGCGCCAAAGAGTTACCTATAGTCGAGGCCAGCGATAATAGCTGGCTACTTTGGCTATTGGGTGGAGGAGTTGTAGCTGGCCTTTTGGCCCTTGTACTTGGTCTAATTTTCCGCAAGCAATTGATGCAACTGTCTATTGCACAGAAAGTCTGGGAAATGGCCCTTAATTTCTGGGCAGGCATCAAAACCGTTTTCTCGCTACGTCGCCAAAAGCTCTTTTGGTTTATGTTCCATTCTGTAGTCATCTGGCTGATGTACTTCCTGATGACCTACCTTTGCTTTTTTGCTTTTGGTCCCACCGCTCATTTAGGCCTGATGGCGGGGTTGCTCGTCTTTGTTTTTGGCGCCTTTGGGATCGTTATCCCTTCTCCAGGTGGGATGGGCACTTATCAAATTGCCGTAACGGCAGGACTTGTAATTTATGGCGTTGGCCGAGCAGATGCCTTCGCTTTTTCCAATATCTGTTTTTTCACAATCAACCTATTCTGTAATATAGGGTTTGGTCTTTTGGGCTATATGTTGTTGCCTTTGCTCAACAAAAACTATCAGCCTAGTTGGACCAAAGAAAACAATTAG
- the panD gene encoding aspartate 1-decarboxylase yields MLIQRFKSKIHRATVTEANLNYVGSITIDESLMKAANILEGERVQIVNNNNGARLETYVIKGEANSGVICLNGAAARLVQPGDVVIIIAYAYMTPEESASFEPITIMPKEGNRLP; encoded by the coding sequence ATGCTGATACAGCGATTTAAATCTAAAATTCACCGCGCTACGGTGACCGAGGCGAACCTCAATTATGTGGGGAGCATCACAATTGACGAAAGCCTAATGAAAGCCGCCAATATCTTGGAGGGCGAACGCGTGCAAATCGTCAATAATAACAATGGCGCAAGATTAGAAACTTACGTCATTAAAGGAGAGGCCAATTCTGGGGTAATCTGCCTGAACGGTGCCGCTGCTCGACTCGTACAGCCTGGCGATGTGGTTATCATTATTGCTTATGCATACATGACTCCTGAAGAATCAGCCAGTTTTGAACCTATTACTATCATGCCCAAAGAAGGTAACCGCTTGCCCTAA
- a CDS encoding RNA polymerase sigma factor has translation MSTTNTSYNMEQDRLILRLREGDKAAMELLYERYSGILYGTILKIVKSEPLAQDVLQEVIVKVWQNIDRYDAQKGRLLTWMLRIARNRSIDVYRSNAYKHQYHKTNSLEQGVEIGKTELNVNTIGLKEIVKQLPLDYQKVIELAYFDGYTQVEIAEELNIPLGTVKSRVRIGLRELRKLVN, from the coding sequence TTGTCTACAACAAATACTAGCTACAACATGGAACAAGACCGCCTAATTTTGCGCCTCAGAGAAGGCGACAAGGCGGCAATGGAGCTGCTTTACGAGCGCTATTCGGGCATTTTATATGGGACGATTCTCAAAATTGTAAAATCCGAGCCCCTAGCGCAAGACGTATTACAGGAAGTAATTGTCAAGGTTTGGCAAAACATTGATCGTTATGATGCCCAAAAAGGGCGTTTACTGACTTGGATGCTCCGAATTGCACGCAATCGGTCCATCGACGTCTACCGCTCCAATGCCTACAAACATCAATATCACAAGACCAATAGCCTAGAACAAGGCGTTGAAATTGGAAAAACGGAATTGAATGTGAATACGATTGGCCTGAAAGAGATTGTCAAACAACTCCCTCTTGACTACCAAAAGGTCATTGAGTTAGCCTATTTTGATGGCTATACGCAGGTAGAAATTGCTGAAGAACTAAATATCCCTTTGGGCACCGTTAAAAGTCGAGTGCGCATCGGGCTTCGCGAATTGAGAAAACTAGTAAACTAA